The Pseudomonas multiresinivorans DNA window CCTTGGCCCAGAACAGCGGAGTCCGCGCGACGTCAGCGAGGTCCGCGCGCACCCCATAGAGCGCCGCCATCAGCAGTATCGCGCCCAGGCCGCCCGCCAGCAGAGCCAGTGCAAAGCGCTTGCCCAGCGCTCGCCGATCGACCGCGCTCTCGCCGGCGGCCAGCAGGTCGATCAGTTCATTGGTCTTCATCGCTTCGCAACCCTCGGATCATGTTCGCCAGGGCCTTCAGCCCGCGGTGGATGCCGACCTTCACGGCGGAACTGGAAAGCCCGGTCAGGCTTGCCGTTTCCTCTACAGACAACCCTTCCAGCTTCACATGGACGATCGGCAGGCGCTGCTTGTCCGGCAACCGCTGCAGCAGTTTGCCCAGATCGCGGCTGGCCTGCGCCGGCTGGTCGTCCTCGGCGGCGAACAGCTCGCCCTCATCGTCGTCGTCCAGCGGATCATGCAGCGCCTCGCGACGGGCAAAGGCGCGGAAATGGTCAGCCAGCTTGTAGCGCGCAATCGCCTGCACCCAGGCCGTCAGTGGCTGTTCTGCGCGATAGGTGTGACGGGCGTTGTGCACGGCCAGCAGGACTTCCTGCACCAGGTCCTCCACCTCGCCGGGGCGCTGCGCCAGACGGCGGCGCAGAAACGCGCGCAAGTGCGGGCCAAGGGCGGCGAGGAACTCGCGGTAGGCCGCCGCGTCACCGGCCATGCCCTGCATCAGCAGTGTCTGAAGCTGCGCTTCGCGCGCGATCAACACGTCCTGGCTGGTAGTTCGTTGCATCGGCCGTCCTGGTTACAGCGCGCAAGGAAAATCTTCCCGAGTCTGCCCCACGCTTGCTGGCAGATCGCCGGCCCGAAGAAAAAACAGGCAGCTGTTCAATACCTTAGGGCCGCCCTAGGGAAATCTCAAAAAAATCTTCAGGCGGCTGTAACCGGATCACCACTCCCGGCGAACTACTCGACAAGCCGCCGGAAATCTCTGTGCGGCCCCACCACCCAACGGGAGACCGCACCATGAAAAACCTCACCCTCGCCACCGCCGTCCTTGCCCTTGCCGCCCTTGCCGGGAACGCGCTGGCCGACGACATGAATACCAAGGCCAGCACGGGCGCGGCCATGGAGAAATGCTACGGCGTGGCCCTGGCCGGCAAGAACGACTGCAAGGCCGGCGCCGGCACCACCTGCGCAGGCAGCGCCAAGAAGGACTACGACGGCATGCACTGGAAGAACGTCCCGGCCGGCACCTGCGCCTCGATCAAGACACCGCACGGCATGGGCTCGCTGACCCCGATGAAGTCCTGAGCGCAGGCTGCCGACCATGAACGTATCGACTCAACCGGGCGCCGGGCTTGGACTCAAGGCCGAGCACTACACCCAGGCGCTCGACTGCTGCGCGCGCGGGCTCTGGTTCG harbors:
- a CDS encoding sigma-70 family RNA polymerase sigma factor, producing the protein MQRTTSQDVLIAREAQLQTLLMQGMAGDAAAYREFLAALGPHLRAFLRRRLAQRPGEVEDLVQEVLLAVHNARHTYRAEQPLTAWVQAIARYKLADHFRAFARREALHDPLDDDDEGELFAAEDDQPAQASRDLGKLLQRLPDKQRLPIVHVKLEGLSVEETASLTGLSSSAVKVGIHRGLKALANMIRGLRSDEDQ
- a CDS encoding DUF2282 domain-containing protein, whose product is MKNLTLATAVLALAALAGNALADDMNTKASTGAAMEKCYGVALAGKNDCKAGAGTTCAGSAKKDYDGMHWKNVPAGTCASIKTPHGMGSLTPMKS